From Juglans regia cultivar Chandler chromosome 9, Walnut 2.0, whole genome shotgun sequence:
GGGCGGAAAATGCCACCTTTGTTCACAGCGTCGAAAGTGTCGGTCATAGTTCCCAGTCGCTCCCCTTTCTGTACATCGATGGCTAACATCCTGCCGAAAATTATCAAATGCTACATAATCCAAAGGCAAATCCTTTTTTTATCCACCAAATGCGATGCCCAGAGTGCAATTACCTAAATTAGCGAACGAGATGATTAAAAAAGGAAGCGAATACCATTTACATCgacaaaagttttctttttattctttctccACATAAGCTAGGatgatttgagattttgatttcCCAAACAGTTGATTTTCACACAAGTTCATGTCGCAACCCGCACCACTTTATCATCCTCTGCGTGTAGAAACGCATGAACATAGCCATATATAAAGTGTCCAAACTTTCATTATTTCATATCTTACAATATTTCACCAAATTTAAACAAGATATGAACGCAGGAAATTACTAATGTCCTTCTGTACTAAAAAACAGAGAatatctctctcatcttctGTTATCAGTGTTTGTGAAGAAGAACAAAGGTAGAGAATCGAAGAAAATGTCCGAATCGGGGAATTTGTTCTGAAACTCGGACATTAAGGCTAAGTTCTCTTGGTGAAGAACACTGGCCTTTTTCCTCAGCTTCTCATTCTCTTCAATTATACTTTGGTTCTCCAAAAATAACTTCAGGTTCTTTAGTTCCATATCTTTATCTGCCTTTTCTTCGCACTTTTTCCTGCTGAAAGACATCCACACGTTACATCCATCTAAAATATTGACGATCATAATAGAAGGGAGCcgttaaaacattaaaaagaaaagggtttTCTCATAGGAGATACATGGGTTTCATGTGATGAAACACACAAACAACATACCTGACTCGCCTGGGAACTTGAACTTTAGATCGCTTCGATCGTTGTTTTCTTTCAGAAGAATGGACCAGACCAGATGGAAGCTTTTCAGTGTTGTTGGTACACATCTTCTTGGGTTATTGTCGGCCTTCCTATTAAAATTGGGAGGAGCAGAAGATTTATGGTGTTGAGGTGAAAGAGTGGAAATTGAGAGAAGAATAGATTGCATGCTCATATAAATATAGATGCATGGGTTCGCCTTTGTGTATGTACCATGTGGTTGGCATGTAGAGAGAGATAGATTTCTCTGCTGGTAATGATGGCAAGTGGATTCATGATTGTAGAGGAGTATCAAAAAATGAGGAGGAAAAAGCTATCCGTTGAAGCAGGAAAGGTTTTAGCAATGCAAGGGGTTTAGACGTCCATATGAAACAGAGGATCTGAGTAAATATGTAGAAAATTCGATTACAGAATTGACGGTTTCAAAGAAGAGTGTCAAAAATAGCATATAAACTCTTGTTGGAatgatttaaagtttaaaccaCGCGGTCGATACTTTTATTACGACGCAGTTATTACCTGTCACGTAGAAATGCATGCCTTGGGAAGGTCTATACATGCAGCAGCTATTTTTGACTAGGCCTTGTGATTTCCAGTTCTTCATTTGGTACAATTATTATTTAGGAAATCGCTCTCTGTTTTCTCAAACTTAAGCATCAAGCATGTCTAGCGTTGTCATGGTGCATTTGGAATGCCATCCTACACTAtagtaaaaatgattatttataatgaattatttgtgaggagaatgattatttatgataaaaacaaacttattttaattgaaactagtcatttttgtaagaaataattaactacaaataaataattttctcgtAATGCTAGTTAGAGTCAGCATAAATGGATGGGTAAGCTTTTCCTATTTGCTCAGTGCTCATCACCTTATAAGCTTAGGGCCCCATATTGGCAATGCTGTAGGTgtccatcctctctctctctctctctctctctctctctctcattttaagcTTTGTGACTTGGTGGACCATTAGAAGGGAAGGTTGGCATCTTAGCTCGATCCACCCTTCTGCTCCACCCTTTATTCATCTCATTATACTTTGTTTGAACACAGATATCTAAGAGTCAAATGCTATATTGAGGGCCTGCAAACACCAATATC
This genomic window contains:
- the LOC108980679 gene encoding protein LITTLE ZIPPER 1-like isoform X2 codes for the protein MCTNNTEKLPSGLVHSSERKQRSKRSKVQVPRRVRKKCEEKADKDMELKNLKLFLENQSIIEENEKLRKKASVLHQENLALMSEFQNKFPDSDIFFDSLPLFFFTNTDNRR
- the LOC108980679 gene encoding protein LITTLE ZIPPER 1-like isoform X1, with product MCTNNTEKLPSGLVHSSERKQRSKRSKVQVPRRVSRKKCEEKADKDMELKNLKLFLENQSIIEENEKLRKKASVLHQENLALMSEFQNKFPDSDIFFDSLPLFFFTNTDNRR